From Streptomyces sp. TLI_235, a single genomic window includes:
- a CDS encoding antitoxin protein of toxin-antitoxin system, whose protein sequence is MGLKDSLKVKADELKVKASELTGRHEEKIDNAVDKTGEAVDKATKHKYHEKIEHGTAKAKHLVNDFATKPGEGGAS, encoded by the coding sequence ATGGGACTGAAGGACAGCCTCAAGGTCAAGGCCGACGAGCTCAAGGTCAAGGCGAGCGAACTCACCGGCCGGCACGAGGAGAAGATCGACAACGCCGTCGACAAGACCGGCGAGGCCGTCGACAAGGCGACCAAGCACAAGTACCACGAGAAGATCGAGCACGGCACGGCCAAGGCCAAGCACCTGGTGAACGACTTCGCCACCAAGCCGGGCGAGGGCGGGGCCTCGTGA